CGTACAGGACGACGGTGCCGACGGGGTTGCGCCAGATCGCCAGCATCACCAGGCGGCCCAGCTCGGCGGCATCCAGCGAGAAGATGCCAAGTGAATGGTTGAGCAGGTGCGTGCCCACGAAGACGAACAAGACCAACCCGGACCAGAGCCGCAGTTTCCGCGTCACCGAACAACCTCCCGCCAGCGCCGCCGCGCACCAGGATCGGGTGCGCGCACACCTGCACGCCGCCGGGCGAGCCACCCACCACGAAGGCCGCCCTCGGAGCGCTATGGTACTCGGAATACGAGCCTGACGGGAGCGGCGGCTGTATCGCCGCTGTCAGATCGCGAACAGCAGCCGGAGGGTGCGGAATCTGTGCATGACTGAGCGCCCCCAGGATGCAACGCCAGCCAGCACGGCCCGCTACCGCGCGACGTAGGGGATCGTCTGGGGGCCTTGCGGCAGCACGGCGATGCGGAGATCGTCATGCACTGCGAGAACTCCTGGCTGTGACGGCATCTTCTGGCACGTCGCGGAGCACCAACAAGCACTCACTTGGTAGCGGGAGCAGCGCATACGTTCGTCCGTCGCGGCCGGCGAACTCTACCTCGCACTCACCGTTGCCGTAGATCAGGACGACCGTGCCGACGTCGCCCCGGTGCAGCACCACGGGCATTCCATGCTCAAAATGTGTTGCCTGCACATCGTTGAGGAGGGCTACGGAAGCGTGCAGAGGAACGCGATCGTCCATGCTCTAGACTATATAGCAGGTAGTCAGTCGCGGGATATCCTCGCCGTGCAAAATGATCCAGGCCGTCAATACAGTAGCGCTGCCCTGCTCCGTGCTCAGCACGAACCGAATCGCATACACCACACCGTGACCATTGTCCCCGCGCATCACAGCTTCCGTCGATTCGGTCGCAGCGGCAAGTATCGCCTGCCGTAACAACGCTCGGTTCTCGAGTGTGATCCCGAGCGCCGACTCGAAAACTCGTGCCTTGTGTCGGCCATCGCGGTGCAGTGGATTGAGGACATATTCCTCAAGCTTCACACCCAGGTCCGCCCGGTCTCCATTCGGCAGCCTCATGGCAAGCTGAGAACCGCGCGAAGCTCAGCGAAGCGTATGCGGGTCAGCCGGCGACGTAGGGGATCGTCTGGGGGCCTTGCGGCAGCACGGCGATCCGGGCGTCTGATCCGGCCTCGCGGACGAGCCGCTCGGCCGTCTCGGCCACGTCGAGGCAGCGCTGCATGTGCGCCTGCGCCACCTGGGCATCGGTCAGGCCTCCCGTGTGCAGATGCACGCGCGCACGCTTCTGGATCTGGGCCTGGACCTGTACCTGCCACTGATCGTGCATGTGGAAGCCGTCCGACGTGATCAGGTCCAGCAGCTCCTGCGGCGATGTCCCGAGCTTCAGGATGTCCTTGTAGTTGCCGAACTCTGGCAGGCCGTCCGAGCACTCAGCAGCGGCCACAATCGCGCCGCCATCCGCCACGATCTGGTTGGCGGCGGACATCCCCTTGATCGCCTGATAGAGGTTCAGGTCGAGCGGGTAGCCACTGTTGGTGGTGACCACCACCTCGTACGGCTTCGCGACGGGCTGCATCGCCGTGTCCTTCACGAAGGCGCACCCCTGCTTGTGGGCCGTGAACAGCTCGCCGGCGAACACGGACGTGATCTCGTGATCCTTGTTGAGCGTCACGTCGAGGGTGAAATCCGGCTTGACGACGGACGAGATCTCGCGGATGTCGTCGTGCATCGGGTTGCCGTAGGTGATGCCCCAGATCGCGTTCGGGTGGGAGATCATCGGCGCGCCGTGCAGGTGCAGCACCGTCTCGATGGCCGCCAGCCCCGGCGCGATCATCTTCGGGCCGCCCGAGAACCCGGCGAACAGGTGCGGCTCGATGAACCCGGTCAGGATCTTGAAGTCGTGGCCGAGGAAGTCCGACTCGACGTAGATCGGGCCGCCGGAGCTGGTCTTCCCCAGGTAGCGGTGTCGCGCGAGGTCGAAGGCGTCGTGGTTGACCACCCGATAGTTGCGGACGATATCCGCGCCGAGCATCCGCTCCAGCTCTTCGGTGGTGTTCCCCCGGTGCGTCCCCGTGGCGATGAAGATCGTGACGTTCTTCGGATCGACGTGGTCGATCTCCGAGAGGATGACGGGCAGGATGCGGCGGGTCGGCGTGGCGCGCGTGATGTCGCAGACGCTGATGGCGACCGTTGCGCCGGCCGGCACGCGCTCGCGGAGCGGGGCCGAGGCGTGCGGCTCGCGCATCGCCTTGCGGAGCGCGGCAGGCTCGTCGGCCAGGCCCGGCAGGTAGCGCGGCTCGATGACCGTGGTGCGGTCGGCCGGCAGCTCGACCTCCAGGCCGTTCTTCCCGTAGGCCAGCATCACGCGCGTCGTCTTACTCACAGGCCCCATCCGCCTCCCTCTCGTCACTCTCTGCATTGTAGCGCCCGGCTCGGGCCGGCTACCGTGTGCGAGCGGGTAGCATCACCGTGCGGCGCTGCACCGTTCGTACCAGGGCTGGCGACGCTGCCAGCATGCAGCGTCGCGACGCATTGGGAGGCGGCATGAAGATCGCGGCACTGGAGACGCTGCACGCCGATGGCGGCGGGCGCGCGTTTGACTTCCTGAAAGTCACCACGGACGACGGCATCGTCGGCTGGAGCGAGTACAACGAGAGCTTCGGTGGGCTGGGTGTGACCCAGGTCATCCAGCGGCTCGCGCCGTCGCTGATCGGCAAGGATCCACGGGCCATCGAGGCGCTCGTGGCCTACATGCAGGCGGTCCGCCGTGTCGGGGCTGGCGGCGTGATTCAACAGGCCATCGGGGCCATCGAGAACGCCCTGGTGGACATCAAGGCGAAGGCGCTTGGCATCCCCGTCTACGAGCTGCTGGGCGGCCCGATCCGCCAGACGATCCGCCTGTACTGGTCGCACTGCGGCACCTACCGCGTCGGGCCACGGGCGGCGGCCCTCGGCGTCAAGGAGATCCGCGGCCTTGACGACATTGTGGAGCAGGGCAAGGAGGTCGTGGCGAAGGGGTACACGGCC
This Chloroflexota bacterium DNA region includes the following protein-coding sequences:
- a CDS encoding DUF4926 domain-containing protein → MDDRVPLHASVALLNDVQATHFEHGMPVVLHRGDVGTVVLIYGNGECEVEFAGRDGRTYALLPLPSECLLVLRDVPEDAVTARSSRSA
- the larA gene encoding nickel-dependent lactate racemase — encoded protein: MGPVSKTTRVMLAYGKNGLEVELPADRTTVIEPRYLPGLADEPAALRKAMREPHASAPLRERVPAGATVAISVCDITRATPTRRILPVILSEIDHVDPKNVTIFIATGTHRGNTTEELERMLGADIVRNYRVVNHDAFDLARHRYLGKTSSGGPIYVESDFLGHDFKILTGFIEPHLFAGFSGGPKMIAPGLAAIETVLHLHGAPMISHPNAIWGITYGNPMHDDIREISSVVKPDFTLDVTLNKDHEITSVFAGELFTAHKQGCAFVKDTAMQPVAKPYEVVVTTNSGYPLDLNLYQAIKGMSAANQIVADGGAIVAAAECSDGLPEFGNYKDILKLGTSPQELLDLITSDGFHMHDQWQVQVQAQIQKRARVHLHTGGLTDAQVAQAHMQRCLDVAETAERLVREAGSDARIAVLPQGPQTIPYVAG